Part of the Paenibacillus guangzhouensis genome is shown below.
GGAGCTCGCGAAGATCCACTTCGCCGAATTTATGGTCCAGCACTTCGACATGACCCGTCGTCGGCCAGATATAGCCGTTCACGACATTGAGCATCGTTGTTTTGCCCGACCCGTTCAGTCCGACGATACACCAGTGTTGTCCCTGCTTGACTTCCCAATTCATACCGTGCAAGATCATCGTCGTATCACGTCGCCATGATACATTTTTCAGTGATATAATCATGCCCAAGTTTCCCCTCCTTATGCATGTCCTACAATTATGCTTGGGCTAGCGCTTCTTCAGCTGCATCTAAGATTTGGTCGAACAATGCATCATCGGCTTCGATGAGTGCGTCGGCCGCCAGTAATTCCTCTTCGCTTCCTGATTCTTTGGCGAAGCTCAAGCTGTAGTCCCAGTCAATGCCTCTCTTGCTGTGCAGAGAAATTTCGTAGAGGGAAGCATGCTGTTCGAGTGTGAATTGGACAGACCCGTAGTATCCCTCCTCACGCTGTTCCATCACGGCGTCTACGATTGTTAATTTCATTGTCTTGCCACCTGTTCTTATGGATTCTTGAAACGTGTTATCGGTTATTATACCACTTTCTTGGTAAATTTCACGAATTTAGCAGGGATATGTCCGGCAGTTCACGTCTTATATATTGAAGGGGTAACAACTCGACCAAAGTCTAGGATGAAATACCGCTTTAAGTCAGTGTTGAAACTTTTCATAACGGACTACAATGATATTAGGATCAAGTATTAAAAAAGGAAGGAAGCTTGAGATGATACGAAATGGAGCCGCAGCGAGCCAATCGCGAATTTTGATTCTCTCCGGTCCTCTGGGACATGGACATTTGCAGACTGCAAAATCAATAGTAGAAGCTTCGCAGTTAATTCGCAGCGACATTGATGTAGAAATTGTTGATTACATGGAGACGACTTCACCGCATTTGCACCAGGTTGGCGCATTCTGTTATGCCCAATGGGTAAGAACATTCCCAAGCATTTACGGTTACTTATATAAGAAAACAAGACATGAGAATTTTATGGTTAAAGAAGCGAAACGTGTTCGAGGTTCAAGTCTGCGTGCGCTCTTGAAATTGATTGAAGAGAAGAAGCCATCGGTGATCGTGAGTACGTTCCCGCCGGCAGCTGTTGCGGTATCCAAGCTGAAAATGCGTGGCTTGATTAACTGCAAGACAGCAACGGTAATTACCGATTATACGGATCATAGCTTTTGGCTGAACCCTGGAACGGATTTGTACTTGGTTGGGTCTGAGCGTGTAGCGCGTTCCTTGATGCATCGAGGGATCGCTCGCTCCACGATCGAAGTTACAGGGATTCCTGTACGTCCGAAGTTCTATAAGACTTATGATCGCGAACAGCTGCAGCGCAAATACCAGTTGGATCCGAATAAATTAACCGTCATGCTCATGGGCGGAGGCTGGGGATTGATTCCGGATGCCGTCCTGCGCTCTATGCAAAATCCGCAGTGGAAAAATCGCGTGCAATTCGTGGTGATCTGCGGTGCGAATGAGAGACTGAGACATCGACTCCAAGGCATTGCGGATCATAGCGAAGTATCGATTACCGTCCTTGGCTATGTGGAGCAAATCCATGAGTGGATGGCATGTTCAGATCTGATGATGACGAAGCCAGGCGGAATCTCGACTAGTGAAGCGCTGATGCAGCAGCTGCCGTTATTACTGTACAAAGCACTGCCAGGGCAAGAAGAGGATAATGTGCAAGAGTTAGTGGAGACGGGAATGGCGGTGTACGCGCCAACGGAAGCGGAGCTTGAAATGCAATTGGCGTGGATGATGACGGATCCAACGCGGATTCGAGGAATGCGCGCTCAGGCGAAATCCTTGCGCAAACATTCCCCGTACCATGCCTTATCAGCCATACTTACTTTAGAAGAAACTTCACCTTTATCCATACCGATGTATGAACAGGCTACATTACAAGTGACCCCACTCATCTAATGAAACCAAGAGGATTAACCGATCATCATTTTGCCTTCCGGGCGTCGGTATCCTCTTTTTACATTTCGGGAACCAAGGGCAAAGGCAAGGGTAAGCGGTCCTAGACGTCCAATCAGCATGGTGACGTTTAGGATGATCTTGCCCGCAAGCGTGAGGTCTGGTGTCATTCCCATCGAGAATCCTACCGTGCCAACGGCCGAGGTGGTCTCGAACAAGATTGCAATGAAAGAGTCCTTCTCCGTCATCGATAGGACGGTAGACACTGTAATGACGAGGAACAGCGCAATGAAGGTAATGGTCAAGGCTCGTAGGATTAATTCCTTGGATAGGCGGTAACGGAACATCTCGACATCCTCTCGTCCTTGAATCATAGCAATGGCGGAGACGATGAGAACGGCAAAGGTCGTGACTTTGATTCCGCCGCCGGTTGAACCGGGAGCCGCACCGATGAACATGAGGATGATCATGATGAATTGGGTTACCTGTCGAAGTGCTCCGATATCCAGGGTGCTCGTTCCAGCGGACCGGGTAGCGACGGATTGGAAGAAGGAAGCGTAAATCTTGCCGGAGAGGTCAAGGGTACCCAGGGTCTGCGGATTTGTATATTCCAGGACGAAGATAATGATCCCGCCTCCGATCCAGAGGATCCCGCTTGTCGTTAGAACCACTTTCGTATGCAGTGAGAGTCGACGCATATGCTTGTAATCGAACAATTCGGCTAGAACGACGAAGCCGACGCTGCCAGCGAAGATCAGCATATAGGATACGACGTTAAATAACGGATCATCGACGAATGCCTTGAAGCTGCTGAAATCGCCGAATAGATCGAACCCGCCATTATTGAATAGTGAAATCGCATGGAACACACCGAAATAAATCGATTGATGGAGCGGCATATCTCTCGCCCAGTGAAAGGTGAAGATGAGCGCTGCGGAAGCCTCGATCAGAATCGAGAAGAAGATAACCTTGCGAATCAACCGTACGATGCCTTCAATGCTGTTAGCATTCATAGCCTCTTGGAGAATAAGTCGTTCGCGCAGGGAGATGCGTTTCTTCATCATCAGTGCGAAGATCGTAGCGAAGGTCATGAATCCGAGTCCACCAATCTGGACGAGGAGCATAATGACGACTTGTCCGAAGGTGGAGAAGGTTGTGATAGTATCCACGACGACAAGTCCGGTTACACAGGTCGCAGAGGTTGACGTGAAGAGCGCGTCTTCCCAGGATAAGGGCTGAAGTCCTTCACGGACCGCAAAGGGGAGCATGAGCAGGATGGTGCCGATGCAGATGAGGATGACAAAACCAACCGTCAAGGTGCGTGCAGGTGACAGTCTAAAAGTCCGATGTACCATGTTACTCAATCTAATCTTCACCTCGTTCCAGCAATGTCCTGACGATTAGTCTGTCCAAACTGAGCCATAAGAAAAATAATTTGGATAAAAAATAGGACAAAGTATTCTAACCCGTGCATCTCCTTCATATAGTAAGAATACCAAGAGAGGAGGTGATTCGGATGTTACAAGAAGAGTTCAATGATGAATTGGAAGCGATTTCCGAATCCGAAGCAGACGAGGCTGCTGAGGAAGCTGCAGAGGTAGAAGAGGCTCAGGCGGAAGAAGCGTCGGATGATAGCGACGAAGCGGAAGAGTCAGTGGATGCTGAGGCGTCAGATGAGGACGAGGAAGCGTCGGATGAGGAATCGGAAGAAGATTCGGAAGACGAAGCAGCGGAGGAATCGGAAGAAGCTTAGTCGCTGCGGCTTCGTTCAAGAATGGCGAACACCCCCAATCGATCGATTGGGGGTGTTCGCTGTGCGCGCTAACTTGCGGAGAGAATGCCGAGAGGGCCACTCTCATTGATGATGTCTTGGATCTGATAGACGGAGATGGGGAACATCGGAAAGCCATAATAATAAGGCGTAATTTCATACAGCTCGAAGTATATGACGAGTGATTTGTCCGCAACATAATAGTCTTGATCCGGTCGAATACTGGTGAACGGCTCGAGTAGATCGATATGACGCTCCTTGATTTGAACGCGAATAATGTCCGACAACCGCTGTACATAGTTGCTACCCGGTTTGAAGAGTTCTGCTAGGCTGTAGAACTTGCCCGTCTTCACATTGCCTGTCAATGATTTAAGGTAGGTCATCCCATGGGCTTGATGATCATAGAACGCGTAGTTGCTCTGCGTTAAGCTTAGGATCGCGCGTTCATTCGTCTTGATCTCATAGCCGCCCTGCATTTCGGATTGCGGTGTGTTGGGGTTGAAGTTCTGCATTTTTATCAAAGACTCCGCTTGATTCTTGATCGTGATGTTCATTCGCTTCTCAACGACGGTATTGGGCAAATGAATGATTTGCGGGTAATATATCTTTACGTTTTTGGATTGTATCGAAGCAGTCTTCAGCTGCACGGGAAATGAATATGGGTCCATGGCGTTCATCCTTTCGCAGAGGGGGCTCAACGTTCACACAGGGGACAATGGCCTATACACTCTGGCAAGTTATTCTATGTGATTCGGAGTAAAGTGCAACTTGTCCTCAAGCAAACGTCAAGCGGAGGCTGTTAATCGAGCTACTATGTTATAATTTTCACAAAATTGACATATTTAGAGTGTGGAAGTACAATTAAATTGTTAATAGGTATTAATTATTTTAAATAAAGATATTTGTTTGATGCGAAGCTGAGGTGATCCAGACAGAAGATGAATCGACGTGAAGAATTATATTCGGTGATGTCCGACTATGTCGCGAAATTGGTTGTTGGCTATGCCAAAATGAATGAGCTCTCCTCATCGCAGTTATACATTCTCAAGGTGCTGGGAACCAAAGGGGACAAGAATTGCTCGGAACTTGCCAAGCTGCTGGATGTATCCTTGCCCGCGGTAACAAGTCTCGTTAATAAGCTGGTGAAGAAGGGTTACGTCAGACGCCATACGCCGGAGAATAACCGCCGCGTGGTCATGCTGCAGATCAGCCAGCCGGGACTTGAGATGCTGCGTCAGAGTGATGCGAGGTTTGCGGAGATAATGGACGAGATGCTGCAAGATTTCCCAGAGGAAGAGTTAGATGTTCTTCTTGGCTACTACAAGAGAATGAACGGAAATATGAAGATTAAGCAGATGCAGGACTAATCGATATCTAACAACATGGGGGAGGAAACGAATATGGCAAGATTAGCAGGGAAAGTGGCGATTGTAACAGGTGCAGCAGGCGGTATGGGGAAAGCAGATGCATTACTTTTTGCTGAAGAAGGTGCTAAAGTTGTCGTAACCGATGTTCAATTCGATAAGGTTCAAGAGGTTGTATCAGAGATTAAGCAGCATGGCGGGGAAGCCATCGGATTCTGGCATGATGTGGCCTCTGAGGAAGATTGGGCAACGATCGTTCAAGAGACCGTGAAGCAGTTCGGGAAGATCGATGTCCTGGTGAATAATGCGGGGATCTCTAGTATGGTACCGATGCTTGATTCGTCTGTTGAGCTCTGGAACAAGATTATGTCCATTAACTTGACAGGCGTCTTCTTAGGTCAGAAATTCGTGATCCCTCACATGATTGAGAATGGCGGCGGTTCGATCGTGAATATCTCTTCCATTGCTGGATTAACAGGCGGCAGCGGTGCGGGGGCTTATACGGCAAGTAAAGGAGCGGTTCGTCTTCTGACGAAAGCGACGGCGGTTGACTTTGCGAAGAATAACATCCGCGTGAATTCCATCCACCCGGGCTATATCGAGACACCAATGACCGTAGACCTCATGGCGAATGATGAAATGAGACAATGGTTCTTGATGCAGACACCGCTTCCTCGTCTTGGTAAAGCCGAAGATATCGCGAAGGCGGTGCTATTCTTAGCTTCCGACGAATCTTCGTACATTACAGGTGTAGAGCTTCCGGTAGACGGCGGTTATTTCGCCAAATAAAGCACATGGAAGATCCTCTTCGGCGATACGTTGGAGAGGATTCTTTTGTGTTCTGACCTGCGTCGTGAAGGGGAAAGGGGATTCATCACAGTTATTATGTGAAAAATTGAACAAAGCTTGAACGTTGCAAAAAACCTCTTGCCTTTCATCGAAAAGTGCTATATGATTACCTCATCAGCAAGTTGTGAAAAATGTCACATTAAATCTTGCTAGAATGTGGTAAAGAATGTTGGCCTTGATCGTCGGTGGTATCGTCCATCGAATCACGAAGATGATGTGATCGAGCGGGTAATAATGTCAGAGGGCATCCTGTGCTGCACGCTAAGAAGTGAAATATTTCACATAGCAAGAGTGTCGCAGGAAATGGAATGCAAAATGACACGTTAGATCATCGAGCAGCCAGCAACTATACCTTTTAATGTGAATGTATTCACAATGTAAATCAAAGAACAACCCATCAGAGGTTACCATATCGAGGAGGCGTTTTTTATGAAAATAGCAGTTATCGGATGTACCCATGCAGGAACAGCAGCCATCGTGAATGCAGCGAATTTGTATCCAGACGCAGAGATTACGGTCTATGAAAGAAATGATAATATCTCGTTCTTATCGTGCGGGATTGCACTCTATGTCGGTGGGGTCGTGAAGGATGCGCAAGGACTGTTCTATTCGTCGCCAGAGAAACTGGCTGAGCTAGGCGTGACCACGAAGATGCGTCATGACGTGATCGGTGTTGATACGGCGAACAAGACCCTTCGTGCGAAGAATCTAGAGACGAATGAAGAGATCGAAGATACGTTCGACAAGTTGATCATTACAACGGGCTCGTGGCCAATTCTACCGAAAATCGAGGGATGGCAGCTCGACAATATCGTCCTCTCGAAGAACTTCAACCATTCGAATACGATTATCGAGAAAGCGAAGGAAGCGAAGCGGATCGTCGTCGTAGGCGCAGGGTACATCGGGATTGAGCTTGTCGAAGCGTTCGAGATGAACGGGAAGCAAGTAACCTTGATTGATAGCACAGAGCGTGTGCTCAGCAAGTACCTCGATCCTGAGTTCACGG
Proteins encoded:
- a CDS encoding MarR family winged helix-turn-helix transcriptional regulator — encoded protein: MNRREELYSVMSDYVAKLVVGYAKMNELSSSQLYILKVLGTKGDKNCSELAKLLDVSLPAVTSLVNKLVKKGYVRRHTPENNRRVVMLQISQPGLEMLRQSDARFAEIMDEMLQDFPEEELDVLLGYYKRMNGNMKIKQMQD
- a CDS encoding SDR family NAD(P)-dependent oxidoreductase codes for the protein MARLAGKVAIVTGAAGGMGKADALLFAEEGAKVVVTDVQFDKVQEVVSEIKQHGGEAIGFWHDVASEEDWATIVQETVKQFGKIDVLVNNAGISSMVPMLDSSVELWNKIMSINLTGVFLGQKFVIPHMIENGGGSIVNISSIAGLTGGSGAGAYTASKGAVRLLTKATAVDFAKNNIRVNSIHPGYIETPMTVDLMANDEMRQWFLMQTPLPRLGKAEDIAKAVLFLASDESSYITGVELPVDGGYFAK
- a CDS encoding MGDG synthase family glycosyltransferase, which translates into the protein MIRNGAAASQSRILILSGPLGHGHLQTAKSIVEASQLIRSDIDVEIVDYMETTSPHLHQVGAFCYAQWVRTFPSIYGYLYKKTRHENFMVKEAKRVRGSSLRALLKLIEEKKPSVIVSTFPPAAVAVSKLKMRGLINCKTATVITDYTDHSFWLNPGTDLYLVGSERVARSLMHRGIARSTIEVTGIPVRPKFYKTYDREQLQRKYQLDPNKLTVMLMGGGWGLIPDAVLRSMQNPQWKNRVQFVVICGANERLRHRLQGIADHSEVSITVLGYVEQIHEWMACSDLMMTKPGGISTSEALMQQLPLLLYKALPGQEEDNVQELVETGMAVYAPTEAELEMQLAWMMTDPTRIRGMRAQAKSLRKHSPYHALSAILTLEETSPLSIPMYEQATLQVTPLI
- a CDS encoding DUF3298 and DUF4163 domain-containing protein; protein product: MDPYSFPVQLKTASIQSKNVKIYYPQIIHLPNTVVEKRMNITIKNQAESLIKMQNFNPNTPQSEMQGGYEIKTNERAILSLTQSNYAFYDHQAHGMTYLKSLTGNVKTGKFYSLAELFKPGSNYVQRLSDIIRVQIKERHIDLLEPFTSIRPDQDYYVADKSLVIYFELYEITPYYYGFPMFPISVYQIQDIINESGPLGILSAS
- a CDS encoding TrkH family potassium uptake protein — translated: MVHRTFRLSPARTLTVGFVILICIGTILLMLPFAVREGLQPLSWEDALFTSTSATCVTGLVVVDTITTFSTFGQVVIMLLVQIGGLGFMTFATIFALMMKKRISLRERLILQEAMNANSIEGIVRLIRKVIFFSILIEASAALIFTFHWARDMPLHQSIYFGVFHAISLFNNGGFDLFGDFSSFKAFVDDPLFNVVSYMLIFAGSVGFVVLAELFDYKHMRRLSLHTKVVLTTSGILWIGGGIIIFVLEYTNPQTLGTLDLSGKIYASFFQSVATRSAGTSTLDIGALRQVTQFIMIILMFIGAAPGSTGGGIKVTTFAVLIVSAIAMIQGREDVEMFRYRLSKELILRALTITFIALFLVITVSTVLSMTEKDSFIAILFETTSAVGTVGFSMGMTPDLTLAGKIILNVTMLIGRLGPLTLAFALGSRNVKRGYRRPEGKMMIG